TCGTCTATACTCCTTCCAGACAAGGACGTCCCAGATACGGAGAGAGTCGTTCCATTCTCTCTCTAAGAGCAAAAGCCCCAGCTCCTTACCGTTTTCGTGAGCGCCTAAACAATGGGCGACGACTTGAATGGTTCTTTTATACTGTGGGCAAAGCCTTTAATGTATTGGGCTGAAAACCTCTTAACGGAGATTTGAATCGTCCATATGCCGCTGTACGTTCTATTGAAAGGTCAAAGTATCTATCACTTGAATACTCATACCTTACAACTCTCACGGAGAGTGATTAGGGATTGACTTATCTTATCTCCATCTCTCCGCACTCCTCCCCATTTGCAAAATCTCGGGTCGAACAAAACGGAATTCATTTGACCATTAAGGACTTGCCAATCGTCGAAAGGTCAGTAGGGGAATACTCTTCTTCTATCCGTCGGCAGCGGCGGGTCTTCGATAGTGGCCTTTGCCAGTTCTGCAAAGTTCTTTATGAGCTTCCAGCCTGGCGGGTTACCGAGGAAACCTGCCTGGGTTTCCGGATGAAATTGAACGCTGTAGATCTCCTTTTCTTTGTGTTTGATCATTTGAATAGGGGTTACGTTCCCCCTGGCAAAGAGTTCGAATTGATCTGGAATCGAGGCGACGGCGTAGGCATGATTCTCCCATACGAGAAGGCTTCCGTCAAACCCCTCGAGAACCCTGTCCTCTTTCACAAAACTTACTTCGTGCCAGCGGCGCTCCTCACTGTAATATAGAACGGAACCGTACACTCTCGAGACTATCTGATGACCCAGACAAATACCAAGTATCGGGACTTCGCCCCTCAGTATTATTTCTCCGCCCTGATAGACCTTATTGTTCCAGTCGATGTAGTTCCTCATTGAATCGCCGCCTGCAATAATAACGCCTGCGTATTCGTTTTCATCTTCGGGAAGCTCATCGTTGAATATCTTGAAGATCCTGTACCTGATACCCTGTTCCGCAAGCGAACGCTCTATCGGTGATAGCTTGGCTTCATATGCCGGGTCGTTCAGAAAGAGGGCAACGACTCCTCTATTATCGTACGAAGCAGTAAGCATAGTTGGAAAGGAACATGCAAAGATAACCAGTGCAAACAAACGTATAATTGACTGTGCAGTCTCTTCCTTCATTGACTCTTGACACCTCTCACAGCGAATGATAAACTACTATTTGTGCGATGCCGGGGTGGTGAAATTGGCAGACACGCATGATTCAGGTTCATGTGGGCATACCGCCTGTGCGGGTTCAAGTCCCGCCCCCGGCACCAAGAATTCCACGAGAGGACGAATAATCGTCCTCTTTTTTCTGGAATTAGAGTGCAATTAAAACTTTTCATCGATAGTTCCTTCTATGAAAACCAATCTACTTATAGACCGGCCCTCTTAAATAGAAGTTCTCTTACACTTGAAAACTCCGTTCCAAAATAACGATCCTCTCTGTGATCGGGAACGATGCCTGCAATCTCTTCAAACAGCTGCTCTATAACAGAACCGGACTTCTTGGGATGTCGAAACGACAGAGCTCTGAATGCGAGAAGCGCCTCAATAGAGATAAGGGTCGCAACGTTGTCCAGTATCGACCAGAGTTTTCTTGCTCCCCAGGCTCCCATGCTCACATGGTCTTCCTGAAACCCGGATGTGGGAATCGAGTCGGCAGAGGCCGGATGCGCAAGGGTCTTGTTCTCTGAAGCCAGTGCGGCAGCCGTGTACTGCCAGATCATGTATCCGGAATTGAGACCTTCTTCTCCGTTTGTCAGAAAGGCGGGCAGATCATTTAGCTTTGGATTTACGAGTCTGTCTATTCTTCTCTCAATCATATTACCGAGGTCTGTAAGAGCTATTGAGAGGAAGTCTGCCACTAGAGCTACGGGCTCCCCGTGGAAGTTGCCTCCGGAAATCGCGTCCCCGTTTTCGAATATCAAAGGATTATCGGTCGCCGAGTTGATCTCGGTCTCAAGGACGGTTTCTGCGTATTCGATGGTATCCTTCACCGCTCCGTAAACCTGAGGGATAGTCCTGAGCGTGTATGCGTCCTGAACTCTATCGCAATCGAGATGAGAAGTCCTTATCTCACTTCCCTCGAGAGACTCTCTAAGCTTTTTCGCAACATATGTCTGACCGCGATGAGGTCTTGCTTTGTGAACTCTCTCGTCAAATGGAGAGGTACTGCCCATCAGCGCATCGACGGACATCGCAGCTACAAGGATAGCTTGATCGAGTAGCCTCGACGCAGTATAGGTTGAGCACCCGGCCAATCCGGCCATCAGGGCGGTTCCATTCAGAAGGCTGAGGCCTTCTTTGGCCTTCAAAACAAGCGGTTCAAGGCATTTGCTGGCAAGAGCCTGTGAGGAAGAAACGAGCTTTCCGTCAACGAGGCAGTCCCCCTCACCAATAAGCGTCATCGCTATATGTGCCAAAGGGGCAAGATCGCCGCTCGCTCCAACGGAACCCTTTGCCGGGACAATCGGTACGATTCCATTGTTCAGGAGATCGAGAATTCTCTGAACCACACACTTTCTAACTCCTGAATAGCCCTTCAGGAGTGAATTGGCTCTAACCAACATTACCGCTCTGACATGTTCTTCTTTCAGTGGTTCGCCCACTCCGGCCGCGTGAGAGAGAACGATATTTCTCTGCAGTGCGTCCAGGTCTTTCGGGGAGATCCGATGATCGGCCATAACTCCAAATCCCGTATTCACGCCGTAAATCGTCTTCTTCATGCTATTCGTTTCCAGAGACTCTCTTCTTTCATCGAGGAGTTTGGCAGAGAGTTCATTGATTGAGCAGAACTCATTTCCAAATGCTACATTGTAGAGACCAGAGAGTGTCAAATGTTCTCCATCGATTTGCACCTACCCACCTCCAGAGAGAGTTATCAAAATTGAAGAGTATGTTCGATCTTTCATCATCAGGCAGTCTCCATCAGAAAAAGACTTACCACAATCGCTCTATCTAACCCACTCAAGGCCCGGAATCTCGACCTTCTTCTCGAGTATGCTGAAAAGCTTTGTGAAGAAGAGAACCACAACGAGATAAATAACGCCAACCACGAGATAGACTTCGAAAAACTGGAAGTTTCTAGAAGCTATGAACTTTGCCTGGGCCATAAGTTCCGGTGCTCCAACTATATAGGCTAGAGAGGTGTATTTCAGGAGGTATATGAACTCATTTGTCCACGCCGGGATAACTCTTCTAAACGCTTGGGGCATAATAATCTGCATTATCGCCTGCCACTTTGTCATTCCAAGGGATCTTGCGGCTTTCATCTGGTTCCCCGCAATGGACTGAATAGAGCCTCGCAAATACTCTGCTTGATAACATCCGCTGTTTATTGCGAAACCGATTATCGCCGCGGTGAAAGGCGTTAGGTTCATTCCAAGGGGCGGAAGGCCGTAGTACAGAATAAACAGCTGAACAAGCAGCGGAGTTCCCCTGATCACTTCAATAATCGCCGTAGAAATAGCATAGAAGAACTTGTTTCCATATACTCTTGCGATTGCAAGAATCACCCCAATTACAAAGCCTATGACCACGGCTATAAGAGTCATTTCCAGCGTTACGCCGAGCCCTTCAAGGAGTTTTGGCCAGTGGTTGACAACGATCTTCCAGATTCTCTCCAATTCATTCACTCCCCGTACAGCTCGTTGAGCTTAAAGAGGAATTCCTTTGTGCGAGGGTTCTTGGGGTTCTTGAACATCTCTTCCGGAGAACTCTGCTCGACTATGTGACCGTGCTCCATGAAGATGATCTCGTCCGAAACGGTTCTGGCAAATCCCATTTCGTGAGTGACTACCAGCATCGTCATGCCGCTTTCAGCCAGATTCTTCATGACTGAGAGGACCTCGCCGATCAGTTCTGGATCAAGTGCAGAAGTCGGTTCGTCGAAGAGGATAATCTTCGGTTGCATGGCAAGCGCACGTGCTATCCCGACTCTCTGCTTCTGACCGCCAGAGAGCTGAGCAGGATACAACTTCGCTTCCTTCTCGAGCCCAACTCTTTTCAGCTCCTCCATTGCAAGGTCCTTTGCTGCGCTCTTTTCCATCTTCTTGACTTTTGTCAGGCCGACCATAACATTTCTGAGAGCTGTAAGATGATTGAACAAGCCGAAATCCTGGAACACAAACCCTATCTCCTGACGAATCTTGTTTATGTTCTTTGCAGAAGTGATCTCTTCATTTTCAAGCCAAATTCTGCCGTCGTTTGGAGAGACTAGCATGTTGATACAGGCCAGGAGAGTGCTCTTTCCGGTTCCGCTCGGGCCGATTATCACTTTGGTCTCTCCCTCTTTCATTTCGAAAGATACACCCTTAAGGACTTCATTATCGCCAAAGGATTTCTTCAGGTTCTCGACTCTTAGCACGACTTTATCGTTGGTCATCTTACCGTCTCCTTTATATCGAATCCGGGTACTGCAAGGCGTTTTTCCACGCTTCCCAAACTCTTGTTAATGACGATCGTAACGACGAAGTACATTGCGGCCACTGTGAGGTAGATCAACATGGGCTCATACTTCGTGGCAATAATGTATCCTCCCTGACGGAGAAGCTCTGTAACTCCTAGAGCGTATGCCAGCGAGGAGTCCTTCAGTACGATGGTGAACTCGTTTGTCCAGGGTGGAAGAGCGATCCTCACAGCCTGGGGAAGTACGACATTGATGAATCCATTAAAATTGGTCATTCCCAATGATCTCGCAGCTCTCATCTGAGTAGAACTTACGGAGTTTATAGCTCCCCTGAAGATCTGGGACTGATAGGCAGATGATCGGAAGCCAAGCCCGATTACGACCGCGGCAAAGGGAGAGAATCTTATTCCAATTCTAGGAAATCCGTAGAATATGAGAAAGAGGATCACAAGTTCAGGAATGCTCCGCAGAACTTTTTCGTAGACCGCGATGAATACCTTAAGCCATTTATTGCCGTACACTTGACCAAAAGAAATGGGGAGGGCCAGAATCAGGCCCAACCCCAGAGTTAGAAACGTTATTTGAAGTGTTACCCACAATCCTCTCAGAAGTGCGGGCAAAGAATCGACTATTAATCCGAGTTTATCTATGGCTACCTCCGCCCTTCAATCAGAAGTGCTTTAGATTAAGTTCGTTCAGTTTTCCGGATTCTTCGAGCCTGGAAATCCCTTCGTTGATAAGCTCAAGAAGCTCCTTGTTAGCCTTGTTTACTGCTATTCCGTAATCCTCGTAAGTCTTGATTATAGCCACGATTTTCACTGGTCTGACCTCAGCGAAGCTTTCAGCAACCGGTGCGTCCAGGACTATCGCATCTACATTCCTGTTTACAAGGTCAGTCATGGCGAGAACGTAAGTGTCGTACCTCTTGAAATCGCCTGTGAGGATCTTCGTTTCAACAAGATTTTCCTCTACCCAGATGTCTCCGGTCGTACCTGTCTGTACCCCTATGTTGTGTTTGCCAAACAACACAGTGACGCTCATTTCGCTGTCTTCTCGAACGACTACGCTCTGATCTGCCGTCCAGTATGGCTTCGAGAAAGAGACAACCTCTTCTCTTTCATCTGTAATAGTCATTCCGGAGATAACGATATCGAGGTTTCCCGACACGAGCGCGGCAATAAGTGAATCAAAGCTCATATCTCTGATCTCGACTTCAAAGCCCATCTCTTCTGCAATAGCTTTGATTAGGTCGATGTCGAAGCCTACAAACACCCCGTTTTCCACAGACTCGAAAGGCGGAAAGTCAGCGCTCGTTCCGACAACGTATTTTGCTCCAAAGGCAAAGCCTCCCAAAATCACCAGAGCAAGCATTACTAGCAATGTTTTCTTCATGATACCCCTCCTTAAACTGAAGATGAATTGATTGTATATCCATTAGCTTTCAATACTGAGAACCTGACTTTCTTCTTGCGCTATGGGTTCAATACGAAATAGAACCACCGCAGTTGAAAATCGATCGCCCGGGCTTTCAAAATCCGTTTTCGAGTTCGACTGTTGTCATCAACGGGTGCCGAAACGGTGCCGAAAATCAGAGTGCGCCGCGGATCGCCCATTGATATTATACTCTTTAGCAACACTTGAGCCAAAAACAGCTGTTAACATAGAGATGGTGATTATCATGAAATTAGGTATAGCATTGAGTGGGGGTGTCGACAGTGCCGTCGCGGCCGCTCGATTAATTAGACAGGGAAACGATGTAATTGGTTATCACATGATCGTTATTCCGGGCAGTTCACTCGATAACCCGGCTGTACAAGAGGCAAAAGGCGTTGCCGAACACCTCGGAATAGAGCTGGTGATCGTGGATCTAAGAGAAGAATTCGAATCGATTCTCGAATACTTTGTTTGTTCGTATATGAGCGGAGAGACGCCCAATCCGTGCGTGGTTTGCAACGATTCGATAAAATTCGGGTTGCTGCTGGAGAAAATGAGCTCGTTTGGAGTTGAAAAGATAGCGACCGGCCATTACGCGAGATTGGCCGCGCATGATAATGAGTTATTCATTTCGAGAGCTCTTGATAATTCAAAGGATCAGTCGTATTTCCTCTCGCGAATCAGGAAGAGCAAGCTTGGGAGAATCCTCTTCCCTCTAGGCGACACGACAAAAGAGGAAGTGAGGCAAGAAGCCAGTCGGCTTTCTCTTCCCGTTCATTCAAAGAAGGACTCTCAGGAGATTTGTTTCATACCTCACGGGGATTACAGAAGCTTTCTCAAGTCTCGTGGCGTGAAGGATGAACCGGGGCCTATTGAGGATGAAATGGGTAATCTTCTGGGAAGACACACCGGGCTTTTCGGCTATACGATTGGGCAGCGCAAGGGGATCGGCATTTCGAGCGAGGGACGCTATTACGTGAAGAGGCTCGATACTGATAAGAACAGGCTTGTCCTCTCACAGAGGGAGAGATTAGTGTCCTACTCTCTCATCGGAAGAGATCTTAATTGGTTTGTTGATCCGGCTGAAGCGTTTGATTGCGAGTGCAAGATTCGGAGCTCGATGAGGTCCGTTTCTGCAAGAGTATTCTTAATCGGTGACGATAGAGTCAGGGTAGACTTCCCCGAAGGAGTTTGGGCGGTTACACCGGGACAGCTTGCGGTATTCTATGTTGATGATTTAGTAGCCGGCAGCGCCTTTATCGAGGGAAATAGCGTTCTTGAAAGTGAAGACGACACGTGATAGAATTCTCGAGACAGGAAGTAGTTCAGTTGGTAGAACGCTGGTTTCGGGAACCAGAGGTCCGGGGTTCAAGTCCCCGCTTCCTGACCAGTCACGACACCACGGATTCGATCCGATAACGTTATTGCCACCCGATTCCAGAAACGCAAATGAAAATATGTTAACAGCCGGACTTATATCAAAATGTGGGCGAAAACCGGTGCATATTCGCAAGTTTTTCCTTAAATAGTGTAAAAATTCATACTGACGGACGAAAACTTTTGAATATGACGCGATTAAACGTGAAAAAATGAACCTCCCTTTCGGGAGGCCCTTTCTTGTTTGACTTTCTTAATGATCAATCCTCTTCTTACACAGGCATTTCTGATTGATCTAATCTCGTCGGCTTCGAAATTCTTTGTAAGGTACGAGAAAAGGTCTTTCTCATTCTTGATGGATCCGTCGTAATTCTTGTAGATCGTTACTCCCTTGTCGCCTTCCAGCGGCAGGGGGATTTCCTCATATCTTTCGGCTTCTCAGTTGTTATCTCGAAACGTTCGCAAAGGTTTTCGAGAGTCTCGACTCCCCAAACGAGAGCGAATGCGAGACTTCTAGCGGTCCCGCACGCCTCTCTTATAAAGTCGTTTAGGTGCCTTTGCCTTGAAAGCCCGTTTTGAATCAGCCAGATCTTATACGCTTTTGCGGTGCGGTCATCTACCCAAACACAGATATTTTTCATCTTTTCATCTCCTTTTATACCATCACAGGTGCGTTGAAGAACTTCCGGCATCTCCAAGTCCTGAGGTATTGTGGAAGATATATTGATATATTCCGGGTTGGTTTCCACGAGCCACCTCATCAACCTCAGTTCATTCTCTTTCTTCTCTTCCTTCTTACCGGCCACGTCTATCTTCACCGTTTCAACCTGTCCGTAAGCCGTCTCTTCACTCAACTGAATGGGCTCCCCTGTTTTCTTTACGATCTCTCTTGCCTCTGCCCTAACCTCCTTAGCTGCCTCACTCTTCAAGAAAGCGTTCTTGATCTTCGCCTCGAAGTCGTCTCCGTTGTCAAAACACATCTTTCTGAAAGGGCAGTACCCGCAGGACGTGAAGTTCTGAGGAAAGTCATCTTCGGTTTCCTTCTGGTCAAGCTCGTTATAGACCATGAATAGAATCCGGGCTGGGCCTCCAACTCGTCCTCGCCGATAAAGAAATCAATCACCTCGAGGGAGGCGAGCAGGATAAAGCCGGCTTTGTTTACGTCTTTATCAAACCTATTGAGAGCCATTGAATAGGCGAAGATCTGTCTAGGATCGGGTCTCGACCAGCCAGACTTGTAGTCATACACTTCAAAGCCGGAATCGTTCTTGCAGACTAAATCGATGATCCCACGGAAGAAGCAGTCCTCTGAGTCGAAGCCGGTAGGATTAAGCTCTTTCGTAAGACCGAATTTCAATTCCAGAGCCCTCGGGTTAAAACCCTTGAGAAGGCTCTTTCCTGAAGTGAATCTCCTGAAGGCGGTTTCGTAGTCATCAATGAAATCAATCTTTTCGAGAGCTTTCTCGTTGTCCCCTGTCTTCACCCAAATTTCTAAAGCCTCGTGAACAGCCTTTCCTAAAATCATCGCCGGGGTCTCTGGCGCTTTCTCTCCCAAAACCCTATCGATATAGAACCGTCTGGGGCAGCGGAGATATGTATCAATTCGACTCCCACTTAAAGGAAGCAAGTGGTCTAGCACAACTCTCCCTCCAATCTTGCGATTTGCTCATTGTAGAATGCGATGATTCTTTTCTTGGCCGCCGGATGGTCAACGAGTTCGTGTTCCGGATATTCTGCCGTTCCGTTATTGAAATGAACCATATAGGTGTTTTGGGATTCACCAATTCGAGTCTCCACCACGTCTCCCGGTGTAAAAGAGCCCAGATCGAGCTCCCATTCAAGGTAAACCTTATCG
The DNA window shown above is from Mesotoga sp. Brook.08.105.5.1 and carries:
- a CDS encoding GNAT family N-acetyltransferase — protein: MLLEREWNDSLRIWDVLVWKEYRRTGVGTELMNTAKKKKRD
- a CDS encoding gamma-glutamyl-gamma-aminobutyrate hydrolase family protein (Members of this family of hydrolases with an active site Cys residue belong to MEROPS family C26.) — protein: MKEETAQSIIRLFALVIFACSFPTMLTASYDNRGVVALFLNDPAYEAKLSPIERSLAEQGIRYRIFKIFNDELPEDENEYAGVIIAGGDSMRNYIDWNNKVYQGGEIILRGEVPILGICLGHQIVSRVYGSVLYYSEERRWHEVSFVKEDRVLEGFDGSLLVWENHAYAVASIPDQFELFARGNVTPIQMIKHKEKEIYSVQFHPETQAGFLGNPPGWKLIKNFAELAKATIEDPPLPTDRRRVFPY
- the hutH gene encoding histidine ammonia-lyase, whose protein sequence is MQIDGEHLTLSGLYNVAFGNEFCSINELSAKLLDERRESLETNSMKKTIYGVNTGFGVMADHRISPKDLDALQRNIVLSHAAGVGEPLKEEHVRAVMLVRANSLLKGYSGVRKCVVQRILDLLNNGIVPIVPAKGSVGASGDLAPLAHIAMTLIGEGDCLVDGKLVSSSQALASKCLEPLVLKAKEGLSLLNGTALMAGLAGCSTYTASRLLDQAILVAAMSVDALMGSTSPFDERVHKARPHRGQTYVAKKLRESLEGSEIRTSHLDCDRVQDAYTLRTIPQVYGAVKDTIEYAETVLETEINSATDNPLIFENGDAISGGNFHGEPVALVADFLSIALTDLGNMIERRIDRLVNPKLNDLPAFLTNGEEGLNSGYMIWQYTAAALASENKTLAHPASADSIPTSGFQEDHVSMGAWGARKLWSILDNVATLISIEALLAFRALSFRHPKKSGSVIEQLFEEIAGIVPDHREDRYFGTEFSSVRELLFKRAGL
- a CDS encoding amino acid ABC transporter permease; the protein is MERIWKIVVNHWPKLLEGLGVTLEMTLIAVVIGFVIGVILAIARVYGNKFFYAISTAIIEVIRGTPLLVQLFILYYGLPPLGMNLTPFTAAIIGFAINSGCYQAEYLRGSIQSIAGNQMKAARSLGMTKWQAIMQIIMPQAFRRVIPAWTNEFIYLLKYTSLAYIVGAPELMAQAKFIASRNFQFFEVYLVVGVIYLVVVLFFTKLFSILEKKVEIPGLEWVR
- a CDS encoding amino acid ABC transporter ATP-binding protein, which produces MTNDKVVLRVENLKKSFGDNEVLKGVSFEMKEGETKVIIGPSGTGKSTLLACINMLVSPNDGRIWLENEEITSAKNINKIRQEIGFVFQDFGLFNHLTALRNVMVGLTKVKKMEKSAAKDLAMEELKRVGLEKEAKLYPAQLSGGQKQRVGIARALAMQPKIILFDEPTSALDPELIGEVLSVMKNLAESGMTMLVVTHEMGFARTVSDEIIFMEHGHIVEQSSPEEMFKNPKNPRTKEFLFKLNELYGE
- a CDS encoding amino acid ABC transporter permease, which translates into the protein MPALLRGLWVTLQITFLTLGLGLILALPISFGQVYGNKWLKVFIAVYEKVLRSIPELVILFLIFYGFPRIGIRFSPFAAVVIGLGFRSSAYQSQIFRGAINSVSSTQMRAARSLGMTNFNGFINVVLPQAVRIALPPWTNEFTIVLKDSSLAYALGVTELLRQGGYIIATKYEPMLIYLTVAAMYFVVTIVINKSLGSVEKRLAVPGFDIKETVR
- a CDS encoding basic amino acid ABC transporter substrate-binding protein, which gives rise to MKKTLLVMLALVILGGFAFGAKYVVGTSADFPPFESVENGVFVGFDIDLIKAIAEEMGFEVEIRDMSFDSLIAALVSGNLDIVISGMTITDEREEVVSFSKPYWTADQSVVVREDSEMSVTVLFGKHNIGVQTGTTGDIWVEENLVETKILTGDFKRYDTYVLAMTDLVNRNVDAIVLDAPVAESFAEVRPVKIVAIIKTYEDYGIAVNKANKELLELINEGISRLEESGKLNELNLKHF
- the mnmA gene encoding tRNA 2-thiouridine(34) synthase MnmA, whose product is MKLGIALSGGVDSAVAAARLIRQGNDVIGYHMIVIPGSSLDNPAVQEAKGVAEHLGIELVIVDLREEFESILEYFVCSYMSGETPNPCVVCNDSIKFGLLLEKMSSFGVEKIATGHYARLAAHDNELFISRALDNSKDQSYFLSRIRKSKLGRILFPLGDTTKEEVRQEASRLSLPVHSKKDSQEICFIPHGDYRSFLKSRGVKDEPGPIEDEMGNLLGRHTGLFGYTIGQRKGIGISSEGRYYVKRLDTDKNRLVLSQRERLVSYSLIGRDLNWFVDPAEAFDCECKIRSSMRSVSARVFLIGDDRVRVDFPEGVWAVTPGQLAVFYVDDLVAGSAFIEGNSVLESEDDT
- a CDS encoding PD-(D/E)XK nuclease family protein, whose translation is MLDHLLPLSGSRIDTYLRCPRRFYIDRVLGEKAPETPAMILGKAVHEALEIWVKTGDNEKALEKIDFIDDYETAFRRFTSGKSLLKGFNPRALELKFGLTKELNPTGFDSEDCFFRGIIDLVCKNDSGFEVYDYKSGWSRPDPRQIFAYSMALNRFDKDVNKAGFILLASLEVIDFFIGEDELEAQPGFYSWSITSLTRRKPKMTFLRTSRPAGTALSERCVLTTETTSRRRSRTLS